TCCCAATCATCTGTACACGGACATCCATACGCTTCGCTAAATACGAAGCAATTAAAAGTGAATTCGGACCGAGCGTCTCGATCTCTGCTTCCTTCTCTAAATAATTCATTGTATAAATTTGTGCTTCTACACTTAACTTTTCCAAAGAATTTGCTGCGTTATGATACATATTCTTTTCTAACGTAATATAAACAACTGCATACAAAAGAACAAAAATCGGGATTAACAGTCCAACTATCCCAAACACCATATTTCGTTTTAAAGACATACCATCACCACTTAACAATCCAGTTTATAGCCGACGCCATAAATTGTCTTAATATATTCTCCGCTATTCCCTAACTTCTTCCGCAGTCTTTGCACCATAATATCAACCGCTCTCGTATTTCCGATATACTCAAACCCCCATACTTTCTCAAGTAACTCATCTCGCATAAATACACGCTGCGGATTTGAAACAAACAACTGACATAAATTAAACTCTCGGTACGTTAGCTGAATTTCTTTCCCACTAATATGCACCTTTCTTTCCTTAGGACAAATCGTTATCTCTCCCGCCCCGATTACTTCATGACTTACCGTTACCTCTTTCTTCTTCACGCGCCGCGTCATATTCTTAACTCGAAGAATAAGTTCCGCATAATTAAATGGCTTCGTCACATAATCATCTGCCCCAAGCTGCAACCCAAGCAATTTATCATTCATCTGACTCTTCGCAGTTAACATGAGTACTGGAATATCTCGATCCTTCTCACGGAACAAACGAAGCAGCTCATACCCATCTGTATCTGGAAGCATAACATCCAAAATTAGTACATCCGGCCCTTCATTCCATTTCTCTAAAGCTTCTCTTCCATCAGCCGCCGTAAGTACTTCATATCCTTCCATCTCAAGCTGCATCCGAATCAAATTACGAATACTCGATTCATCATCAACTACAAGTATTTTCATCATTTTCCTCCTTCCACCCCGTATTATAAGTACATTTTAGTATAGCAAAAATCTTATAAAAAAAGAGGGGGTATTGTCGAACATATGTTGAACGACAATACCCTCTCTTTCACTTATTATATCTATTTATCATACCCATTAGGTTTCTTCTGATGCCAATTCCAAGCATGCTCAATGATTGTCTTCACATTTACATACTGAGGATCCCATCCTAACTTCTCTTTCGCTTTCTGAGAAGAAGCAACTAAACGTGCTGGATCTCCCGCACGGCGCGGTGCTACCTCAGCTGAGATTTCATGATTCGTAACTTCACGAACTGCATCAACGATTTCTTTTACACTGAAACCATTACCATTTCCTAAGTTATAGAAATCACTTTCTCCGCCGTTCTGCAAGTCTTTAAGCCCTAAGAAATGAGCCGCTACTAAATCTTCAACATGAATATAA
This Bacillus paramycoides DNA region includes the following protein-coding sequences:
- a CDS encoding response regulator transcription factor, which produces MKILVVDDESSIRNLIRMQLEMEGYEVLTAADGREALEKWNEGPDVLILDVMLPDTDGYELLRLFREKDRDIPVLMLTAKSQMNDKLLGLQLGADDYVTKPFNYAELILRVKNMTRRVKKKEVTVSHEVIGAGEITICPKERKVHISGKEIQLTYREFNLCQLFVSNPQRVFMRDELLEKVWGFEYIGNTRAVDIMVQRLRKKLGNSGEYIKTIYGVGYKLDC